Proteins found in one Pirellulales bacterium genomic segment:
- a CDS encoding dehydrogenase E1 component subunit alpha/beta: MSEILVTPRKYEGTKGPSTAELLALFRTMQLIRQTEEELARCHQRGLIQGACHTYVGQEAIAAGVCAHLQTVDVVFSTHRGHGHALAKGAAARELIAELFGRQTGLSRGRGGSMHLFSPEIGLLGTSGIVGPCILQAAGAGYSFKLLEKSHVGVAFFGDGAVNNGAFHEGLNLASIWKLPVLFVCENNQFATEVPFSYSSGNPSVAARGAAYGMPGIEVDGNDVRAVFAAAGEAIARARTGAGPTLLECKTYRTRPHAEGMGDFSCRTREDVEDWKTRCPIVRLRKAMLATDPLLEEKLDGIASDVAATVREAREFAESSTWPDPISATRYVYATETATKGVASTVRQVSAGTREITYAQATHEALAEEMARDERIFVFGEGIGKRGGNFNTTAGLYDLYGPVRLCDTPIAERGFVGVACGAAMSGTRPVVDFMFADFVLDSIGEIINQIAKMQYMSSGRLKMPIVLRGCVGIGHSAATHHSGNYYALYAQVPGLRVVLPATPYDAKGLFKRALRGDDPVVFLEHRELLTLKGPVPTDDYELEFGRAAIVREGRDVTVVALARMVQQTLALCDELEREGISVELVDPRTVLPLDIETITASVHKTGRLLIADEGYGPCGVGAEIAAQIVDRAFDDLDAPIRRVNGAFAPTPYSPPLEAAVVPQAADLARAIRELAAE; this comes from the coding sequence GTGTCCGAGATACTCGTGACGCCACGCAAGTACGAAGGGACGAAAGGGCCCTCGACGGCCGAATTGCTCGCGCTGTTTCGCACGATGCAACTCATTCGTCAGACCGAGGAAGAGCTGGCCCGTTGCCATCAGCGCGGCCTGATCCAGGGCGCCTGCCATACCTACGTCGGTCAGGAGGCGATCGCCGCGGGAGTGTGCGCGCACCTGCAAACGGTTGACGTCGTCTTCAGTACTCACCGCGGCCACGGACACGCCCTGGCCAAGGGAGCCGCGGCGCGCGAGTTGATAGCGGAACTCTTCGGCCGACAGACCGGTTTGTCGCGCGGCCGGGGGGGCAGCATGCACCTCTTTTCGCCCGAGATCGGACTTTTAGGCACGAGCGGCATCGTCGGCCCCTGCATCCTGCAGGCGGCGGGCGCCGGCTACAGCTTCAAACTGCTCGAGAAATCGCACGTCGGCGTCGCCTTCTTCGGGGATGGCGCGGTCAACAACGGAGCGTTTCATGAAGGGTTGAATCTCGCCAGCATCTGGAAGCTGCCGGTGCTGTTCGTCTGCGAGAACAACCAGTTTGCCACCGAGGTCCCTTTCTCCTACTCGAGCGGCAATCCCTCGGTCGCCGCACGCGGCGCCGCGTATGGCATGCCGGGCATCGAGGTGGATGGAAACGACGTCCGGGCGGTGTTCGCCGCCGCCGGCGAGGCCATCGCCCGCGCGCGTACCGGCGCGGGGCCGACGCTCTTGGAATGCAAGACGTATCGCACGCGGCCGCATGCCGAGGGGATGGGCGATTTTTCTTGCCGCACGCGCGAAGACGTGGAGGATTGGAAGACACGCTGCCCCATCGTGCGGCTGCGCAAGGCGATGCTCGCCACCGACCCGCTGTTGGAAGAAAAGCTCGACGGTATTGCCTCCGACGTGGCTGCCACGGTGCGCGAGGCCCGCGAGTTCGCCGAGAGCAGCACCTGGCCCGATCCCATCTCGGCAACCAGGTATGTCTATGCGACGGAAACAGCGACCAAGGGGGTCGCCTCGACCGTGAGGCAAGTGAGCGCGGGCACGCGCGAGATCACCTACGCGCAGGCCACGCACGAGGCGCTGGCCGAAGAGATGGCCCGCGACGAGCGCATCTTCGTCTTCGGCGAAGGAATCGGAAAGCGCGGTGGCAATTTTAATACCACCGCTGGGCTGTACGACCTCTATGGACCGGTGCGGCTTTGCGATACGCCGATCGCCGAGCGGGGATTCGTCGGCGTGGCGTGCGGCGCGGCGATGTCGGGCACGCGGCCAGTGGTCGACTTCATGTTCGCCGATTTCGTGCTCGACTCGATCGGCGAGATCATCAATCAGATCGCCAAGATGCAGTACATGAGCAGCGGCCGGTTGAAGATGCCGATCGTATTGCGCGGCTGCGTCGGCATCGGGCACTCGGCGGCGACGCACCACTCGGGCAACTACTATGCGCTGTATGCCCAGGTGCCCGGTCTGCGCGTGGTACTTCCTGCGACTCCCTACGATGCCAAGGGGCTCTTCAAACGTGCCCTGCGGGGAGACGATCCGGTGGTCTTCCTCGAGCATCGCGAGCTGTTGACGCTCAAGGGGCCGGTGCCGACCGACGATTACGAACTGGAGTTCGGGCGGGCGGCCATCGTGCGCGAGGGACGTGACGTGACCGTGGTCGCCCTGGCGCGCATGGTTCAGCAGACCCTGGCCCTGTGCGATGAATTGGAACGCGAGGGCATTTCGGTCGAGCTGGTGGATCCCCGCACGGTGTTGCCGCTCGACATCGAAACGATCACCGCGTCGGTGCATAAGACGGGGCGGCTGCTCATCGCCGACGAGGGGTATGGTCCCTGCGGCGTTGGAGCGGAGATTGCGGCGCAGATCGTGGATCGTGCGTTCGACGATCTCGACGCGCCCATCCGCCGCGTGAATGGCGCCTTCGCGCCAACGCCCTACAGTCCGCCGCTCGAAGCGGCCGTCGTCCCACAAGCGGCCGACCTGGCGCGTGCCATTCGCGAACTAGCCGCCGAGTAA
- a CDS encoding 2-oxo acid dehydrogenase subunit E2, translating into MHYEVTVPRLGWSMDEGTFVGWLKRDGEMVQPGEPLFELESDKATQPIEALDPGVLRIPPDAPQPGDVVPVGKVLAYLVDAVSAAGFVFPGSQVVTASVTADAAPVSARSAPAAAPSVRRLARSLGVSLADVGSEQNSPRVTADDVRAAATVVPAPKALPHDESSAGSAFASPRARRVAQELGVDWRKLRGTGRQGRVRERDVRQATEADARNAAAAASSLAAPTPAPAPVLGISPAPLPTTGLSPRRRTIAARMLASSQQTAPVTLTTRADATNLVALREQFRAAGQDRIPSFTVIIARLSASVLRQHPPLASRWDEQGITVATDMHLGLAVDTDAGLLVPVLRDVDRRSLLDLALESQQLFEAARAGRLTAEQMQGGVFTISNLGAYGIDAFTPIIHQPQAAILGLGAIRDEPTVRSGQVVVRAQMTLSLTFDHRLLDGAPAARALQTLVSAIENPAAWLLS; encoded by the coding sequence ATGCACTACGAAGTCACGGTCCCGCGTCTCGGCTGGTCGATGGACGAAGGGACCTTCGTCGGTTGGCTGAAGCGCGACGGCGAAATGGTTCAGCCGGGGGAACCCCTGTTTGAACTCGAGAGCGACAAGGCGACGCAGCCGATCGAAGCGCTCGACCCGGGTGTGCTGCGCATTCCGCCCGATGCTCCCCAGCCGGGCGACGTCGTGCCGGTGGGTAAGGTGCTGGCCTATCTGGTCGATGCGGTGAGCGCGGCAGGTTTCGTGTTTCCCGGTTCGCAAGTCGTAACGGCGAGTGTCACTGCCGATGCGGCTCCCGTCTCGGCGCGTTCGGCTCCGGCGGCGGCTCCATCCGTCCGGCGTCTAGCCCGCTCGTTGGGCGTCTCGTTGGCCGACGTAGGGTCGGAGCAAAATTCGCCCCGCGTGACCGCCGACGACGTGCGCGCGGCGGCCACGGTGGTCCCTGCTCCGAAAGCACTGCCACATGACGAGTCCTCTGCAGGGTCCGCGTTCGCCAGTCCTCGCGCGCGCCGCGTGGCGCAGGAGCTGGGGGTCGACTGGCGCAAGCTGCGCGGAACGGGACGCCAAGGCCGCGTGCGCGAGCGCGACGTACGGCAGGCGACCGAGGCGGACGCTCGAAACGCAGCAGCGGCGGCGTCGAGCCTCGCCGCGCCAACGCCCGCACCGGCGCCTGTTCTCGGTATCTCCCCCGCGCCATTGCCCACGACTGGGCTCAGTCCGCGCCGGCGGACGATTGCCGCACGCATGTTGGCCAGCAGTCAGCAGACGGCTCCGGTCACGCTCACGACGCGCGCCGACGCGACCAATCTCGTCGCCTTGCGCGAGCAGTTTCGCGCCGCCGGGCAAGATCGCATTCCCTCGTTTACGGTGATTATCGCGCGACTGTCGGCGAGCGTCTTGCGGCAACACCCGCCATTGGCCTCGCGCTGGGACGAGCAGGGAATCACCGTGGCCACCGACATGCACTTGGGGTTGGCCGTCGATACCGACGCCGGGCTGCTCGTGCCCGTGTTGCGCGACGTCGATCGCCGTTCGCTGCTCGACTTGGCTCTCGAATCGCAGCAGCTTTTCGAGGCGGCCCGCGCCGGGCGGCTGACAGCCGAGCAAATGCAGGGGGGAGTCTTCACGATCAGCAACCTGGGGGCGTACGGCATCGACGCCTTTACGCCGATCATCCATCAGCCGCAGGCGGCGATCTTGGGGTTAGGGGCGATCCGTGACGAGCCGACGGTGCGGTCGGGGCAAGTCGTCGTGCGCGCACAGATGACGTTGAGCCTGACGTTCGACCATCGCCTTCTCGACGGCGCCCCCGCGGCGCGAGCACTGCAGACGCTCGTCTCCGCGATCGAGAATCCGGCGGCCTGGCTCTTGAGCTGA
- a CDS encoding DUF4405 domain-containing protein — protein MSRTVLNFLVDLALLLITTTLLWTAVVVHFVFPPGTDAAGWTLWGLGYDDWTTLQFSLLCVVALTILLHVMLHWSWVCGVVITRILKRKKAGGTDDGSQTIYGVATLIVLLNVIGGMVALASLMIRPPA, from the coding sequence ATGTCACGAACCGTGCTCAATTTCTTGGTCGATCTGGCCCTGCTGCTGATCACGACGACCTTGCTCTGGACGGCCGTAGTGGTGCATTTCGTGTTTCCCCCCGGCACGGACGCGGCCGGATGGACGCTGTGGGGCTTGGGCTACGACGATTGGACGACGCTCCAGTTCTCGCTGTTGTGCGTGGTTGCGTTGACGATCTTGCTCCACGTGATGCTGCACTGGAGCTGGGTCTGCGGCGTGGTCATCACGCGGATTCTCAAACGCAAGAAGGCGGGGGGTACTGACGATGGTTCGCAGACGATCTACGGCGTGGCCACGCTGATCGTGCTGCTCAACGTCATCGGGGGCATGGTGGCGCTGGCCAGTCTCATGATTCGTCCGCCAGCGTGA
- a CDS encoding TIGR02281 family clan AA aspartic protease, whose protein sequence is MRAVFVPSVCLVLWLGFTGKSSLGADDTPAAAGESEAAGKAIEAELGQKGLRRQGASLVLVEEAELSKLLADEKKFKREVLKAAKAMNEALAFDYEAQLLLAQYRQQRRQLNAELPNASSVARHNRIVVMMNELAERITDLQNNKELADRVRVARQEFSKVREQYIERLLAARRLADKLREDWADLVEDADVKEIVARLSEATGRELALAESKSLQAMIKQIEKLEETVLSESIDLRNDGSNTYQVSVTVNGEHTKEMAVDSGSSIVVFPYREAEAMGVAPSEGAETIILVLADGRQVPAKRITIESVRVGKFVVENVEGAVLPAELTRAPLILGMSYLGNFKFDIDPGTMKLTMTRLDGDDLEPQRPGAKAKPGAKTKKKEADGTSKED, encoded by the coding sequence ATGCGCGCTGTATTTGTCCCATCGGTCTGCCTTGTCTTGTGGCTTGGTTTCACGGGCAAGTCTTCTCTGGGCGCTGACGATACGCCCGCCGCGGCCGGCGAGAGTGAGGCGGCCGGCAAGGCGATCGAAGCGGAACTGGGCCAGAAGGGGCTGCGTCGGCAGGGCGCTTCGCTCGTGCTCGTCGAAGAGGCCGAACTCTCGAAGCTGCTGGCCGACGAAAAGAAATTCAAACGCGAAGTGCTGAAGGCCGCCAAGGCGATGAACGAAGCGCTGGCGTTCGACTACGAGGCGCAATTGCTGTTGGCGCAGTACCGGCAGCAACGCCGGCAATTGAACGCTGAACTGCCCAATGCCAGCAGCGTCGCTCGCCATAATCGAATCGTCGTGATGATGAACGAGCTGGCCGAGCGGATCACCGATCTACAGAACAACAAGGAACTGGCCGATCGCGTCCGCGTGGCGCGGCAGGAGTTCTCGAAGGTTCGCGAGCAGTACATCGAGCGGCTGCTGGCCGCGCGCCGGCTGGCCGACAAGCTGCGCGAAGACTGGGCCGATCTCGTCGAAGACGCGGATGTTAAGGAAATCGTGGCACGCCTGAGCGAGGCCACCGGCCGAGAGTTGGCACTGGCCGAGTCGAAATCCCTGCAGGCGATGATCAAGCAAATCGAGAAGCTGGAAGAAACCGTCCTCTCCGAATCGATCGATCTGCGCAACGACGGCAGCAATACCTACCAGGTGAGCGTGACCGTCAACGGCGAGCACACGAAAGAAATGGCGGTCGATTCCGGCTCGAGCATCGTGGTCTTTCCTTATCGCGAGGCCGAGGCGATGGGCGTGGCCCCCAGCGAAGGGGCCGAGACGATCATCCTGGTGCTGGCCGACGGGCGCCAGGTGCCCGCCAAACGCATCACGATCGAAAGCGTCCGCGTGGGCAAGTTCGTGGTGGAGAACGTCGAGGGGGCGGTGTTGCCGGCCGAGCTTACCCGGGCGCCGCTCATCCTGGGGATGAGCTACCTGGGCAACTTCAAGTTCGATATCGATCCAGGCACGATGAAGCTCACCATGACCCGGCTCGACGGGGATGATCTCGAGCCGCAACGCCCCGGCGCGAAGGCCAAGCCGGGGGCGAAGACCAAGAAGAAAGAAGCGGACGGTACGAGTAAGGAAGATTGA
- a CDS encoding response regulator: MAAAKSRILIADDNQTNVELLEAYLANVECEIAVAVDGRDTLDKVASFQPDLILLDIMMPKLSGFEVCQKLKGDAATKGIMILMVTALNELGDIERAVNAGTDDFLSKPVNKVELIKRVENMLKLHSVTDEVERLRRYIQGMEDSSGPR; this comes from the coding sequence ATGGCCGCTGCGAAGAGTCGCATTCTGATCGCCGACGACAATCAGACGAACGTCGAGTTGCTCGAGGCCTATCTGGCGAACGTCGAGTGCGAGATCGCCGTGGCGGTCGATGGGCGCGACACGCTCGACAAGGTCGCCTCGTTCCAACCGGACCTGATCCTGCTCGACATCATGATGCCGAAACTGTCGGGCTTCGAGGTCTGCCAGAAGCTGAAGGGGGATGCGGCCACCAAAGGCATCATGATCCTCATGGTGACGGCCCTGAACGAGTTGGGCGATATCGAGCGGGCCGTGAATGCCGGCACGGACGATTTTCTCAGCAAGCCGGTCAACAAGGTCGAGCTCATCAAGCGCGTCGAGAACATGCTCAAACTACACTCGGTGACCGACGAGGTCGAACGCCTGCGGCGCTACATCCAGGGTATGGAAGACTCGAGCGGCCCGCGTTAA
- a CDS encoding serine hydroxymethyltransferase, whose protein sequence is MNWLEKEDPEVWSAIASEIERQEDGLEMIASENYVSPAVMQAAGSVLTNKYAEGYPGRRYYGGCEYVDIVEDLARDRAKQLFGAQHVNVQPHSGSQANLAVYLSVLQPGDSVLGLDLAHGGHLTHGMKLNISGQLYHFHSYGVTRDTNRIDFDQVARLAREHKPKLIVAGASAYPREIPHARFAEIAREVGAKLFVDMAHYAGLVAAGLHNSPVPLADFVTTTTHKTLRGPRAGMIMCREEYAKDVDRQVFPGIQGGPLMHIVAAKAVCFSEALRPEFKQYGRQVIDNAQALAEVLLAGGIKLASGGTDNHLMLADVTTIGLTGKLAEATLGHCGITVNKNMIPYDERKPLDPSGIRIGTPALTTRGMGTDEMRKIGAWMLEALKHPQDEATLKRIRGEVSDLCTEFPVPAARLATV, encoded by the coding sequence ATGAATTGGCTCGAAAAAGAAGACCCGGAGGTTTGGTCCGCGATCGCCTCGGAGATCGAGCGTCAGGAAGACGGCCTCGAGATGATCGCCAGCGAAAACTACGTCAGCCCGGCCGTCATGCAGGCGGCGGGGAGCGTGCTGACGAACAAGTACGCCGAGGGCTACCCTGGCCGGCGTTATTACGGCGGCTGCGAATATGTCGACATCGTCGAAGATCTGGCCCGCGATCGGGCGAAGCAGCTCTTTGGCGCTCAGCACGTCAACGTGCAGCCCCACTCGGGCAGTCAGGCCAACCTGGCCGTGTATCTCTCCGTACTGCAGCCGGGCGACTCCGTGCTCGGGCTCGACCTGGCCCACGGCGGCCACCTGACGCACGGCATGAAGTTGAACATCTCGGGCCAGCTTTACCACTTCCACAGCTACGGCGTCACGCGCGATACGAACCGCATCGACTTCGACCAGGTCGCTCGGCTGGCGCGCGAGCACAAGCCGAAGTTGATCGTGGCGGGCGCCAGCGCCTATCCCCGTGAGATCCCTCACGCTAGGTTCGCCGAGATCGCCCGCGAGGTGGGGGCCAAGCTCTTTGTCGACATGGCCCACTACGCGGGGCTCGTGGCCGCGGGCCTGCACAACAGCCCGGTGCCCTTGGCCGACTTCGTCACAACGACCACCCACAAGACGCTGCGCGGTCCGCGGGCCGGCATGATCATGTGCCGCGAGGAATACGCCAAAGATGTCGATCGGCAGGTCTTCCCGGGCATCCAGGGTGGCCCGCTGATGCACATCGTGGCGGCCAAGGCGGTCTGCTTCAGCGAGGCTCTGCGGCCCGAATTCAAGCAGTACGGCCGGCAGGTGATCGACAATGCCCAGGCGCTGGCCGAGGTGCTGCTGGCCGGCGGCATCAAGCTCGCCTCGGGCGGCACCGACAACCACCTGATGCTGGCTGACGTCACGACGATCGGCCTCACCGGCAAGCTGGCCGAAGCGACGCTCGGCCACTGCGGCATCACCGTGAACAAGAACATGATTCCCTACGACGAGCGGAAGCCGCTCGATCCGTCGGGCATTCGCATCGGCACGCCCGCCCTCACCACGCGCGGCATGGGCACCGACGAGATGCGCAAGATCGGCGCCTGGATGCTCGAGGCTCTGAAGCATCCGCAGGACGAAGCCACGCTCAAGCGTATTCGCGGCGAGGTGTCGGATCTATGCACCGAGTTTCCCGTGCCCGCCGCCCGTCTCGCCACCGTCTGA
- a CDS encoding penicillin acylase family protein, giving the protein MRSNLRPALGCSAFALIAGLSLFGFVPATAVAAEEAKTPSAADAIDAEALAKSVTIYRDAWGVPHIDGPTDEAVCFGFAYCQAQDYFWQLEDSYILGLGRYAEVYGSSGLKGDILNRAFEVPQRAQADYETFDPKMKRICAAFTAGINYYLAKHPETKPRLITHFEPWHMLAMGRGIVLTWHWGGTGAPNDRVSNAVAEIEATKGSNAWAIAPSRTKSGNAMLFINPHQPYYGFGQFYEAHLRSGEGWDFTGGTFFGSPLPTLGHNEHLGWAFTVNEPDLGDNWRETFDDPAHPLNYRHGDGYKTAVEWKDSIKIRNRDGSFDEKEYTFRKTHHGPIVEKLNDKEYRSANIGKFNDALLSRQNLQMVRAKNLDEFRAAMGMLDFHIFNTVYADKAGNIYYLYNGIVPKRDPALDWSHMLDGSDPRSDWQGVHPIEDLPQVLNPLSGFIQSCNQSPFTVTDDGAPAMQDFPNYMVKEKHDDKRRAKVSRMLLRDVHDLTFDKLHEMAFDTTVYWALTEIPQYKVAFERLQKTDPELAAKVQPYFEHLLDWDARCSHDSTQATLCLNWYKQLYGNEGFTSERMEQKFIGNDAEKFRALITAADSIQKLYGDWKTPYGKVHRMQRHADVADFFKIPFSDKEDSLPSDGMHGPLGIVYNMYFTPIVPLIGRTKLRYGVVGNSYMSVVEFGDRVEGRSVLQYGISSDPKSPHFMDQAKLMSEKRMKPQLYYWDDVKAGAKQVYHPGEEVVSAQASTGG; this is encoded by the coding sequence ATGCGCTCGAATCTTCGCCCTGCGCTTGGATGCTCTGCCTTCGCCCTGATCGCCGGACTGTCGCTGTTCGGCTTTGTCCCCGCCACGGCGGTCGCCGCGGAAGAGGCCAAAACCCCTTCCGCCGCCGATGCGATCGACGCCGAGGCCCTGGCCAAGAGCGTAACCATCTACCGCGACGCCTGGGGCGTGCCGCACATCGACGGCCCGACGGACGAAGCCGTCTGCTTCGGCTTCGCCTATTGCCAGGCGCAAGACTACTTCTGGCAGCTCGAAGATTCCTACATCCTGGGGCTCGGCCGTTATGCCGAGGTCTACGGCTCGTCGGGTCTCAAGGGAGACATTCTGAACCGCGCGTTCGAAGTGCCCCAGCGGGCCCAGGCCGACTACGAGACCTTCGATCCGAAGATGAAGCGAATCTGCGCCGCCTTCACCGCCGGCATCAACTACTATCTGGCCAAGCATCCCGAGACCAAGCCCCGCTTGATCACCCACTTCGAACCGTGGCACATGCTGGCGATGGGGCGCGGCATCGTCCTCACGTGGCACTGGGGTGGCACCGGCGCGCCGAACGACCGGGTGTCGAACGCCGTGGCCGAAATCGAAGCCACCAAGGGCTCGAACGCCTGGGCTATCGCCCCCAGCCGCACGAAGAGTGGCAACGCCATGCTCTTCATCAATCCGCACCAGCCGTACTATGGCTTCGGGCAGTTCTATGAAGCTCACCTCCGCAGCGGCGAGGGCTGGGACTTCACCGGCGGTACGTTCTTCGGCAGCCCGCTGCCCACGCTGGGACACAACGAGCATCTGGGTTGGGCCTTCACCGTCAATGAACCCGATCTGGGCGACAACTGGCGTGAGACGTTCGACGATCCCGCCCACCCGCTCAACTACCGCCATGGCGACGGCTACAAAACGGCCGTCGAGTGGAAAGACTCGATCAAGATTCGCAATCGCGACGGCAGCTTCGACGAGAAGGAGTACACCTTTCGCAAGACGCACCACGGGCCGATCGTCGAGAAGCTGAACGACAAGGAATACCGTTCGGCCAACATCGGCAAGTTCAACGACGCCCTGCTTTCGCGGCAGAATCTGCAGATGGTCCGAGCCAAGAACCTCGACGAATTCCGCGCGGCGATGGGGATGCTCGACTTCCACATCTTCAACACGGTCTATGCCGACAAGGCAGGCAACATCTATTACCTCTACAACGGCATCGTCCCCAAGCGCGATCCGGCCCTCGACTGGAGCCACATGCTCGACGGCAGCGATCCCCGCAGCGACTGGCAGGGGGTCCACCCGATCGAAGATCTGCCCCAGGTGTTGAACCCGCTGTCGGGCTTCATTCAAAGCTGCAACCAAAGCCCCTTCACGGTCACCGACGATGGGGCGCCGGCCATGCAGGACTTTCCCAACTACATGGTCAAGGAGAAGCACGACGACAAGCGCCGGGCCAAGGTCTCGCGCATGCTGCTCCGTGACGTCCACGATCTGACGTTCGACAAGTTGCATGAGATGGCCTTCGACACCACGGTCTACTGGGCGTTGACCGAAATCCCGCAGTACAAGGTGGCCTTCGAGCGTCTGCAGAAGACCGATCCCGAGTTGGCCGCCAAGGTGCAGCCCTACTTCGAGCACCTGCTCGACTGGGATGCCCGCTGCTCGCACGACTCGACGCAGGCCACGCTCTGCCTGAACTGGTACAAGCAGCTCTATGGCAACGAGGGATTTACCTCGGAGCGGATGGAGCAGAAGTTCATCGGCAACGACGCCGAAAAGTTCCGCGCCCTCATCACCGCGGCCGACAGCATCCAGAAGCTCTACGGCGACTGGAAAACCCCCTACGGCAAGGTGCATCGCATGCAGCGTCATGCCGACGTGGCCGACTTCTTCAAGATCCCCTTCAGCGACAAGGAAGACAGCCTGCCGAGCGACGGCATGCACGGACCGCTGGGCATCGTCTACAACATGTACTTCACCCCCATCGTGCCCCTCATCGGACGCACGAAGCTGCGTTACGGCGTCGTGGGCAACAGCTACATGTCGGTCGTCGAGTTCGGCGACCGCGTCGAAGGCCGCAGCGTGTTGCAATACGGCATCAGCAGCGATCCGAAGTCGCCCCACTTCATGGACCAGGCCAAGCTCATGTCGGAGAAGCGCATGAAGCCGCAGTTGTACTACTGGGACGACGTGAAGGCCGGCGCCAAGCAGGTCTATCACCCGGGCGAGGAAGTGGTCTCGGCCCAAGCCTCGACCGGCGGCTGA
- a CDS encoding uracil-DNA glycosylase family protein: protein MPRTRIARSLDALLAEVRACRHCVGKLPLEPRPVLRAGANARLLIVGQAPGTRVHETGIPWNDPSGDRLREWLRVDREQFYDEDRVAIIPMGYCYPGRGKSGDLPPRRECAELWLPRLLEHLPKLELTLLVGQYAHAHYLGERRKATLTETVRAWREYLPQFIPLPHPSPRNNIWLAKNAWFEKEVVPAMRRKCRKLMVV, encoded by the coding sequence ATGCCACGCACGCGGATTGCCCGATCGCTCGACGCTCTGCTGGCAGAAGTTCGTGCCTGTCGGCATTGCGTGGGCAAGTTGCCGCTCGAGCCCCGGCCGGTCTTGCGAGCCGGCGCCAACGCCCGGCTCCTGATCGTGGGGCAGGCCCCCGGCACGCGGGTCCACGAGACCGGCATCCCCTGGAACGACCCCAGCGGCGACCGACTGCGCGAGTGGCTGCGGGTGGATCGCGAGCAGTTCTACGACGAGGACCGCGTCGCCATCATCCCGATGGGCTATTGCTATCCGGGGCGGGGCAAGTCGGGCGATCTGCCGCCGCGCCGCGAGTGTGCCGAGCTGTGGCTGCCGCGGCTGCTCGAGCATCTGCCGAAGCTGGAGCTGACGCTGCTGGTCGGCCAGTATGCCCACGCCCATTATCTGGGCGAACGTCGCAAAGCGACGTTGACCGAGACGGTCCGCGCGTGGCGTGAGTATCTGCCCCAGTTCATCCCGCTGCCGCACCCTTCGCCACGCAACAACATCTGGCTGGCAAAGAACGCCTGGTTCGAAAAAGAAGTCGTGCCGGCGATGCGGCGCAAGTGCCGGAAGTTGATGGTGGTGTGA
- a CDS encoding DUF433 domain-containing protein, whose product MFDRITFNSEMVEGRACIRGMRMPVSVIVSQIAHGSTWDEVLAEYPDLERDDIQQALDYAAWLTQEEVRTP is encoded by the coding sequence ATGTTTGATCGCATCACGTTCAATTCCGAAATGGTGGAGGGACGTGCGTGCATCCGTGGCATGCGGATGCCGGTATCCGTGATCGTTAGCCAGATCGCCCACGGCAGCACGTGGGATGAGGTGCTGGCCGAATATCCCGATCTCGAGCGGGACGATATCCAGCAGGCGCTCGATTATGCGGCGTGGTTGACGCAGGAAGAAGTCCGCACGCCGTAA
- a CDS encoding DUF5615 family PIN-like protein, translating into MRLLADMGISPTVVRALRGEGHDVAYLPDVGLQRLSDRDIFSLPAREDCIVVTVALEFGEIVAASAPTVVSVVLLRLRSMRAQFVMQRLAIVLPDVTEALEAGAVVVVEDTRHRVRKLPIGG; encoded by the coding sequence ATGCGTTTGCTGGCCGATATGGGCATTTCGCCGACGGTCGTCCGCGCCCTGCGAGGCGAGGGACACGATGTCGCCTATCTCCCGGATGTCGGACTTCAACGCTTGTCTGACAGGGATATCTTTTCGCTGCCGGCACGCGAGGATTGCATCGTGGTGACTGTCGCCCTCGAGTTTGGCGAGATTGTGGCGGCGAGTGCGCCAACGGTAGTCAGCGTCGTGTTGTTGCGACTGCGCAGTATGCGTGCGCAATTCGTCATGCAACGGTTGGCTATCGTCTTGCCAGATGTGACGGAAGCGCTGGAAGCGGGCGCTGTGGTTGTCGTCGAGGACACACGGCACCGGGTGCGAAAGCTGCCGATAGGCGGTTAG